A window of the Citrus sinensis cultivar Valencia sweet orange chromosome 9, DVS_A1.0, whole genome shotgun sequence genome harbors these coding sequences:
- the LOC102610227 gene encoding MYB-like transcription factor ETC3 isoform X1, translating to MESTSKRRRKQAKTSPFESEEVNSTEWEFIDMTEPEEDLIYRMHRLIGDRWDLIAGRIPGRKAEEIERFWIMKNNEVFAERRKLKKKEKSKISP from the exons ATGGAAAGTACAAGCAAACGTCGTCGCAAGCAAGCCAAAACATCACCCTTTGAATCCGAAG AGGTTAATAGTACTGAATGGGAATTCATTGACATGACAGAGCCGGAAGAAGATCTCATCTACAGAATGCATAGACTCATTGGAGACAG GTGGGATTTGATAGCTGGGAGGATTCCAGGAAGGAAAGCAGAAGAGATAGAGAGGTTTTGGATAATGAAAAACAATGAAGTGTTTGCTGAAAGAAGAAagctgaagaagaaagagaaatctAAGATCTCGCCATAA
- the LOC102610227 gene encoding transcription factor TRY isoform X2 yields MESTSKRRRKQAKTSPFESEEPEEDLIYRMHRLIGDRWDLIAGRIPGRKAEEIERFWIMKNNEVFAERRKLKKKEKSKISP; encoded by the exons ATGGAAAGTACAAGCAAACGTCGTCGCAAGCAAGCCAAAACATCACCCTTTGAATCCGAAG AGCCGGAAGAAGATCTCATCTACAGAATGCATAGACTCATTGGAGACAG GTGGGATTTGATAGCTGGGAGGATTCCAGGAAGGAAAGCAGAAGAGATAGAGAGGTTTTGGATAATGAAAAACAATGAAGTGTTTGCTGAAAGAAGAAagctgaagaagaaagagaaatctAAGATCTCGCCATAA
- the LOC102609535 gene encoding RNA polymerase sigma factor sigE, chloroplastic/mitochondrial has product MGVVTISSSPARSPIGLSTISHRSTSKRPLIVAFKADKSNNQALFSPQEQIPLPIETPKRHQKRRENSRKRLERVKGVFSDEASPCTLDVDYNEAAAKLENIYKLSPAVTTSEVKYADGVVKRGRQRRKRIGEVEKKSDDVSGKPVVRNQVKRPKRLSLDKRIELRKNEDEKVVTKTRKTDSKDEHEKIEKLVREYSYSTDLVSLDWKKMKIPPVLSSTEHTWLFKLMQPMKVFVQVKEQLQKDLGREPTDVELAEATNMSAAPVKKCLEVGRAARNKLIKHNLRLVLFVIKKYFQDFANGPRFQDLCQAGVKGLITAIDRFEPKRRFRLSTYGLFWIRHAIIRSMTVSSFTRVPFGLESVRGEIQRAKLELLFELKRVPTDEEIIQGVNISPERYREVMKASKPILSLHSRHGVTQEEFINGITDVDGVENENQRQPALLRLALDDVLDSLKPKESLVIRQRFGLDGKGDRTLGEIAGNLNISREMVRKHEVKGLMKLKHPTRVDYLRQHMV; this is encoded by the exons ATGGGAGTTGTCACCATCTCTAGTTCACCTGCTAGATCTCCAATTGGATTAAGCACGATTTCTCACCGATCTACGTCAAAAAGGCCTTTGATTGTGGCATTCAAAGCAGATAAATCCAATAACCAAGCTTTGTTCTCACCCCAGGAGCAGATCCCACTGCCGATAGAGACACCCAAACGACACCAGAAGAGACGAGAAAACAGTAGAAAACGTCTGGAAAGAGTGAAAGGTGTCTTCTCTGATGAGGCTTCTCCATGTACCCTGGATGTGGATTACAATGAAGCGGCTGCCaaacttgaaaatatatacaagCTTAGCCCTGCAGTTACGACCTCAGAAGTGAAATATGCTGATGGTGTTGTGAAAAGAGGCCGGCAGAGGAGAAAGAGGATTGGTGAAGTTGAGAAAAAATCAGATGATGTTAGCGGTAAACCAGTGGTTAGGAACCAGGTTAAGAGGCCTAAGCGATTGAGTCTTGATAAGAGAATTGAGCTGAGAAAGAATGAGGATGAGAAAGTGGTCACCAAGACTAGGAAAACGGACAGTAAAGATGAGCATGAGAAAATTGAGAAACTTGTAAGGGAGTATTCGTATTCAACGGATTTGGTCAGCCTGgattggaagaaaatgaagatacCTCCAGTTTTGTCGTCTACAGAGCATACCTGGTTGTTCAAGTTGATGCAACCTATGAAG gtatTTGTGCAAGTAAAGGAACAATTGCAGAAAGATTTGGGGAGAGAACCAACTGATGTTGAATTAGCAGAGGCAACAAATATGAGTGCGGCTCCAGTGAAAAAATGCTTGGAAGTTGGCCGAGCTGCACGGAACAAGCTCATAAAG CACAATCTCCGGcttgttttatttgtcatcaaaaaatattttcaagacTTTGCAAATGGCCCCAGATTTCAAGACCTTTGTCAGGCTGGAGTAAAAGGACTTATCACTGCAATTGATCGTTTTGAACCAAAAAGGAGATTCCGGCTATCAACATATGGACTTTTTTGGATTAGGCATGCTATTATACGTTCAATGACAGTATCAAGCTTTACTCGTGTTCCATTTGGCCTTGAATCA GTTAGAGGGGAAATCCAGAGAGCTAAACTTGAGTTGTTGTTTGAGCTTAAGAGGGTACCAACAGATGAAGAGATAATTCAAGGGGTAAATATCTCCCCTGAGAGGTACCGTGAAGTGATGAAGGCATCGAAACCCATCCTTTCTCTCCATTCAAGGCATGGGGTTACACAAGAAGAGTTCATCAATGGGATTACTGATGTCGATGGtgttgaaaatgaaaaccagAGACAACCCGCTCTTCTAAGGCTTGCGCTTGATGATGTG CTTGATTCTCTGAAGCCTAAGGAGAGCTTGGTGATCAGACAAAGATTTGGACTGGACGGTAAAGGTGATAGGACACTGGGAGAAATTGCTGGGAACTTAAATATTTCAAGGGAAATGGTCCGTAAACATGAAGTTAAGGGTCTGATGAAACTCAAGCATCCAACTCGAGTTGATTATCTTCGCCAGCACATGGTATGA